From the genome of Primulina huaijiensis isolate GDHJ02 chromosome 11, ASM1229523v2, whole genome shotgun sequence:
GCATAACACTCTTGTACTTTCCATTCGTGATCACCTTCACAAAAATGGTGGCGAATGTAAGAGTCACAACTTCAATATCTCACTACATGCATGTCAATAGATCAGAGCACGGATGGGGTGGaacaaaaaagttaaaatttatgtatgattaatttagaaataaaattttttttgctcCCATACTCCCCTAaatgaaacattttttttcGTAACCTTATGGTTGTCGCTTAATCTTATACCTCAAGTTGGTCACCTATGTTGACGACAATTGAGTGACGCATAGGTGGAACGTCGACCCATTCACCATCTTTGAGTAGCTGTAGACCTCTAACCTTATCATCTTGGAAGAGAAGGATGATGCCACCTGCATCGGTGTGGGCACGTAGACCCTTGATCAGGTCAGGCTTGGGGCATGGGGGGTAGTTGCTCACTTTTGTGCCGAAAGTTGGGCCTTTTGCGCCATAGAATGCTTTTTTCAGATAGCCCTTTTCAAGTCCAAGGTTCTCGCACAACAAATCAAGAAGATGCTCAGCTAGTTTCTCTAACTGCGCACCAAATTCCTTCAGAACTTTCCTGTTGTATAACATCAAGGAAACTAATGTCAAGAGCTAGCTGGTACAAAACAAAGACTTACATTGTCGGGCCTAAAAATTAGAAGGAAGTGGAGTTCCAAGGTGAAATAGACAATTTAATAAACATTTTgaacaaaattacaattttactgGTGGGGTATCTCAAGTTCGAGGACAAGAAACCTGTATTCTTTTTCAAGATCAGGGATTTCTGAGATGTTAGAGACAGGGAGATGACGCAAGTGGAAGGTGCTTTCCCAGTCTAAATCAGTTATTTCTGACTGAACGGATTCAAGCCCTTTACTTGATACCATTTCTTTGAACCTTTGTTCCATAGTTTTTATGTAATGCTCCTTTGTTAGCCTCTCCACAGTGTCCATGAATTCAGGAGAAATCCCATGATTCACCAGCTATAAGAAACGACAGAGATTCAGCTCAGCTAAGTTTCTTGAAACTAAATGCTTAATTGAAGGAGAATTTATAAATATGTAAAGAAAAGAACTTGTGCACTTACCTCAAAAAAACCCCAGTTTTCACAGGCATCCTCGATAATCTCCATTGTCGCATGTCTATCttctccattgagtttctccaTGTCAATCACTGGAAAAGTTGCCATTTTTTTCTCGCTGggttctctctctctctatttCCGTGTGTTACAAATAGTTTATGAATCCTGATGTGTACTTGGGAGAGCAATTTATAGAGGTGTATGAGGGGCAATGAGAGTGATTTCCTTTCTATTTTGAAACGAGAAAGAATTACATTTGATTCCGTGAATATTAATTTCGGCTCTGATTTTACTTCAGTGAGTTGGAGTATTTTACCctacaaatttaaattatatattccaAGTATTACAATAATTTATTCTAATCGTTACGTAAATTATAGACAgcaagtaaaataaaataatctagCGTCTAATTGTATACTCCTCACAATATCTTAGGCTAAGTTCTAAAAAGTCCGCTTAAGCCTCGCTTAAGCGCGCTTAAGATTGAAGCTCGGCAAATACGCCTCGCTTCGGAGAAAGCNNNNNNNNNNNNNNNNNNNNNNNNNNNNNNNNNNNNNNNNNNNNNNNNNNNNNNNNNNNNNNNNNNNNNNNNNNNNNNNNNNNNNNNNNNNNNNNNNNNNNNNNNNNNNNNNNNNNNNNNNNNNNNNNNNNNNNNNNNNNNNNNNNNNNNNNNNNNNNNNNNNNNNNNNNNNNNNNNNNNNNNNNNNNNNNNNNNNNNNNNNNNNNNNNNNNNNNNNNNNNNNNNNNNNNNNNNNNNNNNNNNNNNNNNNNNNNNNNNNNNNNNNNNNNNNNNNNNNNNNNNNNNNNNNNNNNNNNNNNNNNNNNNNNNNNNNNNNNNNNNNNNNNNNNNNNNNNNNNNNNNNNNNNNNNNNNNNNNNNNNNNNNNNNNNNNNNNNNNNNNNNNNNNNNNNNNNNNNNNNNNNNNNNNNNNNNNNNNNNNNNNNNNNNNNNNNNNNNNNNNNNNNNNNNNNNNNNNNNNNNNNNNNNNNNNNNNNNNNNNNNNNNNNNNNNNNNNNNNNNNNNNNNNNNNNNNNNNNNNNNNNNNNNNNNNNNNNNNNNNNNNNNATATATTACGTTATTACAAATATACCGTCATATTGAGCCAAATTGTGGAGTCAATCTTTTTCACAGTGTTTTTTCATGGTGTGGTGGGACCTAATTACTGACTGACGACTTAACCCGGCTGCTACTTTTTCCTGGCACgaattgtaataataataattattattatttgataaagAAGATGAAATCCAATATGTTGTGGAAAAGATAATCAATATCAcgagtttttttaaataaatattacaaattttaaatttttttaaaagaatataacatatttaaaaattttgtcaaaatataataaagtgGGGTTTCAAAAAGATAATCAATATCAcgagtttttttaaataaatattacaaattttaaatttttttaaaagaatataacatatttaaaaattttgtaaaaatataataaagtgGGGTTTCAAACCCCACTTTATGAATGAATCCTGACTTCTTTTTGCATTCTCGAGGAGGTGGGCTTTGAAACCCCACccctttcttatttttctttgtttatcttttttttattactgtCGTGTACTTCTTCAATCAATAATAGAACACGATATGCATTTCTAGATTATTGCTTGAGTTATTTCTAGATTATGAAATCTTTCTTGATTTATTCCTATATGATAAGATCTTGGTTGATTTATatctagatattatattatttgttttttaatatgattttttatctCCAAGAtattttatccatgttttaaataattttatctctaatggaaatcttgtttctatattttttagGATTCTTTTATGGAATAACTTTTAGGTCAAGCCAtggatataaatttgtatagtCTCACAGCCGTACAAGTGTGGTTTTGAAGGGAATTAGAGAGAGAGTTGAACAAGTGGTTTTAAGAGAGCGgtatagagagagagagagttggACAAGTGGTCTTGGAGAGAGAAGATGCTTTAGAGAGATAAGAGCTTTGGAGAGAATGGAGACCTTTTTGTGACCTTTTGAGTGATCTTTTGGAGAGTCTCTTTTGGTGGTTTTGAAGAGTATTCTTTTGTGTCTTCGTGAGCTTTCTCGTGTGTGATCTCTGCGTGGTTTTTCGTGGACTTAGTGCATAGTCCTTTTACAGAGATTACTGAAGAATATTTTTGATGTTGAAGACTTTGTGTGATTGAGTCACAGACTTTGCCGTGTTGCTGATTTCTGTTGCCAACACTTGAAGAAAaacactgacgcagagtgttgatcgaagagtggtttcgtttggttttaagcaacacatttttattttatgcatctagatttgatttgggtttttgatgcatattttaattccttagagtgtcaaggaatttgattttgttattttcactagtattgttttggtgtaaacgatttacatattttctagtgaattttttgccatgaggcatcgcacaagtattcgtacttgtgcataatttaaaactggtgtttatttattaaaattatatttgtgttttaataattaattttcgctGCCGTGTTGTGTGTCGTGTTGACAACACCGACCACAACACTAAAttctgatacacacaatatatatttatttcctgTACTTTTATGAGGAACGTTccttacaaaaataaaaaagaaagtgGGGTTTCAAAACCCACCTCCTCGAGAATACAAAAAGAAATCAGAATTTCTGCAGAAAGTGGGGTTTGAAAccacattttattatatttttgcaaaaatttttaaatatgttatatttgtttaaaaaatttaaaatttgtaatatttatttaaaaagtccAATAtttcacattaaaaaaatatttatatatttgaacaaTATTAAGTAGTTAAATAGAATGAACAAACAATTttgtttaacaaaaaaatacatttcacGTACACAAAGATGGTTTATtacaaatttacaaaaaaatacatatttgtTTGGTCGTCAAAGTCGTCAcgttcaaaaataaaaaaggagaGATGGTTTATTACAAATTTACGTTTGCTTAGAAATTTCGTCTCACTTACGTGGTCAATACGCTTTAATTGAATCATATAGCTTtctttttaaaaagtaaaatttcattttttaaataattttttttacaaatattctacaaaagtttgaaatatctagAGTGGTCTGATTAGAAGATTTTCGTAATTAAGGNTATATATCTTGGTACAAAAAATTTCAGCCACAAAAATTCTTTACAGTACATGGCCTGATTTCTCATCCCTCGTTCAATACCTTTCATGCAAACATTCACAAAGAGGAAAAATCACACTTTGCTATTTGAGCTTCTattcaaatttaagttttattcaagtatttttcgatttttttaattttaatcatttttattgaaaatactGATATGACACTACACACGTTAGCGTCTCATTAGTTCTGCATCAACACTACGTcgagaaaataaatataattttcaacaacaaaaaataacatACTAAGACTAaaaacataataacaaaaaatgtaTTCCTTGTAAATAATACTATTTGTCTCAACTATCAAAATCTAATAAAACTAAATTTGGATATGAAATGTAGCTAAGACTGAGCCCACAGACTTGCGTATAAACGAACGTTACGAATTCATCAGTTATCGCAGATAGATACAGTATGTGTGAGAGtatattaaactttaaagaaaataaagcaCTCAAAGCAAGCTCCGTAAATTCTCCAGTACtgttatacatatacatacacatatatgCACAATTCATAATTTCTCTATTTAACAAACAATTATATCTATTTTCTTCTATCATTTACATATTATTAATTCATaagtataataaatataaaacgcAATCATAATtaccatgcatatataatttgGTTGCTCTAAAAATCTCGAGTAAAGGCCACTATAAGAATATTTTAATCTATCTATATATTCAACTTAATATATGAATGTACGgtatgaaattaattaattaacctaCTGCACGCCGCCCAATTTACGCATCATGAATTCGAAGGTTTCTCAAATAGAAATAGTTTTCAAatcttttcaataattttatatatatatatatgtatgtatatatatatatatataattcgatGTATTACAGATAATTAATCATTctcaaaaatcaaaaataatttcctgataaaaaaaaatctcatgcAAGAACAGATCATGTTGCTATAAATGTTTGACTAGTTTTTGTAGTTTTAGTTTAGATTCAATGAATTCTACGTCGATCAACTATATTTCGTTTTCTGATGATGCGTGGTCTCAAATTTAANAGATGTACTATAAACATTTTTTATAGACATCTTGGATAATAATGCTGTCAAGGTAGTGGATGGTAAAGGTTTGGTAAACATGTCCGCAAGTTGTAAGTTGGAACTAATAGGGAGTAGTTTGATTGAACCATCTGCTATTTTTCCCCGAATAAAATGACAATCGATCTCGATGTGTTTTGTCCGCTCATGAAATACTGGATTGTTGGCGATATGTATTGCGGATTGGTTGTCACAGAACACAATAGCTGGTGTAGGAGTTGAAATATTAAAGTCTTGAAGTAGTTGTATGAGCCACATGACTTCGCTTGTAGTGCTAGCCAATGCCCGATACTCTGCTTCAGTGGATGAACGGGAGATAGTGGCTTGCTTCTTTGCTTTCCAGGAGATCAAGGCATCACCAAGGAATACACAGAAGCCTGTGACTGACTTCCTTGTGTCTGTGCAAGCTGCCCAATCAGCATCAGAGAAGGCCCGAAGTTGGGTGGTAGACGATGCAGGAAAAAATATTCCTTGACCAGGAACCAATTTGAGATAGCGTAAAAGATGGTTTACTGCCTGCATATGTGTTGTCCGAGGCTTAGACACAAACTGACTGAGTTTGTGGACTGCAAAAACAATGTCGGGGCGTGATAATGTGAGATATAGAAGGCGACCAATGAGTCGACGATACTGGGAGATATCTTCAAGTGGCTCGCCATCAAGATTGTTTAAGTGCAGACGAGGTTCCATGGGAGTTATAACAGGCTTACTGGCCAATAATCCAGTGTCCTCTAAAAGTTTTAAAGTGTAAAGTCGTTGAGAGAGACAAATCCCCTGCTTAGATCTTGCAATCTCAAGCCCAAGAAAGTATTTAAGTGAACCCAAATCTTTGAGTTTAAAGAGACCTTGGAGAGATGCCTTTAATGTTTGAATAAGATGAGAAGAAGGGCCTGCAATGATGATATCGTCTACATAGACGAGTAGAGCAATGAAAGAAGATCCTGAACCTTTTGTGAATAAGGTGTGATCAGATTGAGATTGGTTGAATCCTGACTGAATTAATGCTTGAGAAAACTTGGTGTACCACTGTCGAGACGCCTGACGAAGTCCGTAAATCGATTTGTGCAGTTTACAGACAAGCTTGGTGGACGAATGCTCACGTGAGATCTGTTTGGAATACCTCTGGGGCATGTCCATGTAAACTTCCTCCGATAAGTCGCCATTAAGGAAGGCGTTGTTCACGTCGAGTTGAGCAAGTTGTCAGTGGTGGCTAGCTGCTAGAGCAAGCAATACTTTGACAGTAGCTAATTTAGCTACTGGCGAAAATGTTTCAAAGAAATCGATACCCTCTTGTTGAGTATATCTTTTGGCTACAAGCCGAGCCTTGTGTCGATCAATGGACCCATCTGATGCATATTTGATTTTGTACACCCACCTACATCCGATGGAGTGTTTTCCAGTTGGCAAAGGAACAATTGACCATGTATGATTCGCTTCCATGGCTTCCAGTTCCTCGGTCATGGCTTTTCGCCACTGAGGGATATGGACAGCTTGATGGAAAAACTGCGGCTCATATTGAGATGAAACATTGAGTACAAAGTTTCGATATGGAGGTGATAATGAGTCATAGGAAATGTATGCTGTCAATGGATATGGAAGCCTGGAATGTAGTGGTGCTTTGGAGTCCAGTAAATTGCAATGGTAATCACGAAGATATGACGGGGTTTGTGTGATTCTAGATGATGTGCGATGAGGGATCATGGCTGACGATGTGGTGTCTGTTGGACAGTTGGAACTTGATTCAAGTAATGAATGAGATTGATGTGGAGTGGCCGTGTCCGCTTTCTGCATGTTGAATGGAAGAGGTAGGACAATTTGAGGGAATGGATCGATGTCTACCTCTGAATGAATCGACATGAAAGGGAATGTACTTTCATGAAAAATCACGTCTCTGGAAACAAACACTTCTCTGCTGCTGATGTCAAGCAATTTGTAACCTTTAATGCCCGGGGGATAACCTATGAAAACACACGCACGAGCTCTAGGTGACAGTTTGTCACGATTACTTGCCAGTGTGGATGCAAAGGCGAGGCATCCAAAAGTCCTTAGGAGCGAGTAATCAAAGCTTTTCTTGTACAGAATTTCATACGGGGACTTGCTGTTGTTTGAATGAGAAGGTACGCGATTGATTAGATAAGTGGCAGTCAATACACACTCTCCCCAGAACCTAGCTGGTACACGTGACTGGAAAAGTAAGGATCTTGCTACATTGAGCAAGTGTTGGTGTTTTCGTTCAACCACCGAGTTCTGCTGCGGAGTTTGAACACAGGAGAACTGATGTATAATGCCCTTTTGAAGGAATAAATCTGTGAAGGCAAGTTCTTTTGCATTGTCAGTGCGAAACGCTTTGATCTTTGTTAGGAACCGAGTTTCAATCATGGTGCTAACTCTGGAAACAATACTCTGTGCATCAGATTTGTGGTGAAGTAAATATATCCATGTAAATCGAGAACAATCATCCACTAAAGTCAGAAAATAACGTTGCTGATTTTGCGTGGAAATGTGGCACGGTCCCCAAACATCGCAATGTATAAGATCAAATGGACAAGCAGACACATTATGATTTGAGATAAATGGCAATCTTCGTTGTTTAGCTATCGGGCATATGAGACATGACTTACATTTACCCAGTTGAAGTGTACTGTATTGTAAAGGGTctttcaaaagttccattactcTAACAGATGGATGGCCAAGTCTACAATGCCATAAATCCACCGATACCTGATTTATAGACTCCTTCTTATACTCTGAAACTGAATCAAGAACATATAGCTCGTTGATTTTCCTACCCTTGCCAATCGTCTTCTTCGTCATGGTTTCCTGGATAACAAATGAGTCATGACAAAATCCGATCACAGAGGTGGTGTTGGCAAGTAGACAACTCACAGACAATAGATTGAATTTGAAGACTGGAATGTACAAAACATCTTCAAGAATCAATGAATCTCCAAGTCTAACTTCACCACAGAAATTAACCGTGATCGTGGTGTGATCGGGCAGCGTGACTGTCGAACCACTAATAGGTGTGATGGATTTAAACAAAGATGCATTTGAACAAATGTGTCTGGATGCGCCGGAATCAATAACCCAACATGTTGTAGATTGCAGAGTATGAGAATCAAATGTAGATAAACAGGTACCTGTGACATGAGTACTAATGGATTCATTTGCCGAGTTGTGAGGACTGTCAAAGGATGATAAATGTTGAGTGAAAATTGTCCTTAATTGTGCCATCTGGTCTTTGCTAAAGCTTTGAAACACATTTGATGAAGAATCAACTTCCTCGGTAGAATTATATGGCCCTGATATCTGATTCGCACTAATAGAGTTTGGTTTAGTTGAGTAGTTTCCGCGCGGTTTAGACCCTGGAGGGTAGCCATGTATCTTGTAACAAGTATCCACCGTGTGACCATGCATGTTACACTTGGTGCAAAAAAGGCGTTCTCGATGCGTGTCTCGGTGTGTTTTTGGCGGCCCTCTTGCCTTGAATTGTGGCTGGTGCTGATCCGTCTTGACAGAGAAAGCCATGCCTCCTGTTGGATTGAGACCCGTAGATGGAACTCTCATGTCCCTTTGGCGTTCTTCTTGAACGACCAGTGAGAAAGCTCGATTGATAGGAGGAATGGGATCCATCAATAGGACTTGAGTACGAACTTGAGCAAACGAATCATTTAGACCCATGAGAAAGGTCATGATGTAGTCCATCTGGAAATGTGCTTCGATCCTTTTTACTCCCTCACAATTGCATCTACCACAACAGCACATTGGTCGAAAGTTATTCAATTCTTCCCAAAGTGCTTTAAGCTTGGTGAAATAGACACTGGCTGAGTCTTGTTCTTGTCGTAAGTTTATCAAATCACGCCTCAATTGAAATATACGAGGCCCATTGTGTTGCTGGAATTTCTCTCTGAGATCTTCCCAAATG
Proteins encoded in this window:
- the LOC140987606 gene encoding 1-aminocyclopropane-1-carboxylate oxidase, with product MATFPVIDMEKLNGEDRHATMEIIEDACENWGFFELVNHGISPEFMDTVERLTKEHYIKTMEQRFKEMVSSKGLESVQSEITDLDWESTFHLRHLPVSNISEIPDLEKEYRKVLKEFGAQLEKLAEHLLDLLCENLGLEKGYLKKAFYGAKGPTFGTKVSNYPPCPKPDLIKGLRAHTDAGGIILLFQDDKVRGLQLLKDGEWVDVPPMRHSIVVNIGDQLEVITNGKYKSVMHRVIAQTDGTRMSIASFYNPGSDAVIYPARALVEKEEKKDLYPKFVFEDYMKLYAGLKFQAKEPRFEAIKAIENTTNLGPIATA